Proteins from a genomic interval of Onychostoma macrolepis isolate SWU-2019 chromosome 17, ASM1243209v1, whole genome shotgun sequence:
- the LOC131523194 gene encoding gamma-aminobutyric acid receptor subunit rho-1 yields MCTMQLDTVFVLICVCLVGAAGRSAHKRGHKLEPYKQSRRETTRVDGGTHKSGSPIFRRSPDMTKSPMTKSEQLLRIDDHDFTMRPAFGGPPIPVGVDVQVESLDTISEADMDFTMTLYLRHYWKDERLSFPSTNNQSMTFDSRLVKKIWVPDMFFVHSKRSFIHDTTTDNLMLRVYPDGNVLYSLRVTVTAMCNMDLSRFPLDTQTCSLEIESYAYTDDDLMLYWKKGNESLNTDDKISLSQFLIQKFHTTTKLAFYSSTGWYNRLYIHFTLRRHVFFFLLQTYFPATLMVMLSWVSFWIDRRAVPARVPLGITTVLTMSTIITGVNASMPRVSYIKAVDIYLWVSFVFVFLSVIEYAAVNYLTTVQERRERKLRNQLPCTCGIANPDEDMMMTTCYSDVDPSAAGTYGMPENGARQERILAQLTLADSQRTSRVKTARGYVNIWIDTHAIDKYSRVIFPAAYTLFNIIYWSIYS; encoded by the exons ATGTGCACCATGCAGCTGGATACTGTGTTTGTGCTCATCTGCGTCTGTCTGGTGGGCGCCGCCGGAAGATCGGCCCACAAAAGAGGTCACAAACTGGAGCCCTACAAGCAAAGCAG GAGAGAAACGACACGAGTGGATGGAGGAACCCACAAGTCTGGCAG CCCAATCTTCAGAAGAAGTCCAGACATGACAAAGTCTCCTATGACCAAATCTGAGCAGCTGTTGAGGATAGATGACCATGATTTTACAATGAGACCAGCATTTGGAG GACCTCCGATTCCAGTAGGTGTGGATGTTCAGGTTGAAAGTCTCGACACCATCTCTGAGGCTGACATG GATTTTACCATGACACTGTATTTGAGACATTACTGGAAAGACGAGCGTTTGTCCTTCCCGAGCACCAATAATCAAAGCATGACGTTCGACAGCCGGCTGGTGAAGAAGATCTGGGTGCCCGACATGTTCTTTGTTCATTCCAAAAGATCTTTCATCCACGACACGACAACAGACAACTTGATGTTACGAGTGTATCCCGATGGAAACGTCCTCTACAGTCTGAG AGTGACCGTCACTGCCATGTGTAACATGGACCTGAGTCGATTTCCTCTGGACACGCAGACGTGCTCACTGGAGATCGAGAGCT ATGCGTACACTGACGACGACCTTATGCTTTACTGGAAGAAGGGCAACGAGTCGCTGAACACCGATGACAAGATTTCTCTGTCCCAGTTTCTCATCCAGAAGTTCCACACCACAACAAAGCTTGCGTTCTACAGCAGCACAG GCTGGTACAATCGTCTCTACATACACTTCACTCTTCGGCGTCACGTCTTCTTCTTCCTGCTGCAGACGTATTTCCCAGCCACGCTGATGGTCATGCTGTCCTGGGTATCGTTCTGGATCGACCGCAGAGCCGTGCCGGCGAGAGTTCCTCTCG GCATCACGACGGTTCTCACGATGTCCACCATCATCACCGGAGTCAACGCCTCCATGCCCAGAGTCTCCTACATCAAAGCCGTGGACATTTACCTGTGGGTCAGCTTCGTCTTCGTCTTCCTCTCTGTCATCGAGTACGCGGCCGTCAATTACCTGACCACCGTGCAGGAGCGCCGAGAGAGGAAGCTCAGGAATCAA TTGCCTTGCACATGTGGGATAGCAAACCCAGACGAGGACATGATGATGACCACGTGCTACAGCGACGTGGACCCCAGCGCAGCAGGGACGTATGGGATGCCTGAGAACGGTGCGAGGCAGGAGCGGATCCTGGCCCAGCTGACCCTCGCCGACAGCCAGAGGACAAGCCGTGTGAAAACAGCACGGGGATACGTCAACATCTGGATAGACACTCATGCCATAGACAAGTACTCACGAGTGATCTTTCCCGCCGCTTACACGCTCTTCAACATCATCTACTGGTCCATCTACTCTTAA